One part of the Humulus lupulus chromosome 9, drHumLupu1.1, whole genome shotgun sequence genome encodes these proteins:
- the LOC133800623 gene encoding berberine bridge enzyme-like 26, whose product MVRGLSLSSLLLFFQYIIFIWAGSATSASTTESFVICVSKNSELSVPVTTTIFTPNNSSFTNILGSSATNLRFLDPSVPKPEFLFTPLHDSHVQAAVICLKELGLQLRVRSGGHDYEGVSYASLNQSRFAVIDLVNLRRINVDIQDNSAWVQAGATNGELYYRISQKGKVHAFPAGICTSVGIGGHITGGGYGSLLRKYGLAADNVVDALIVDVNGRILNRTAMGEDLFWAIRGGGGGSFGVILWWKVKLVPVPATVTVFKVTKNLKQGATKIIYKWQQIVDKLPEDLMLKVTMVVVNGTIETYYEALFLGNTDGLLRIMKTRFPELGVTQKDCIEMSWVESAGFLEGRPIGTPVEYLLQSKSIYRTFFKAKSDYIKVPIPEVALEGLWERMLKKDITPTIIWTPYGGKMSMIPESDTPFPHRKGVIYMSQYFSFWLAGEQHPERHLNWIKELYEYITPYVSMSPREAYVNYRDLDIGRNEIGRTTSFEQASVWGKKYFKDNFNRLVTVKSKVDPGNFFRHEQSIPPIKRYT is encoded by the coding sequence ATGGTACGTGGTTTATCACTtagctctcttcttcttttttttcagtatataatttttatatggGCTGGAAGTGCAACTTCAGCTTCAACTACAGAAAGCTTCGTCATATGCGTATCAAAAAATTCTGAGCTTTCCGTACCAGTCACCACAACCATTTTCACACCAAACAACTCATCATTTACTAATATTCTCGGATCATCAGCGACGAATCTGCGGTTCTTAGACCCTTCAGTTCCAAAACCGGAGTTTTTATTTACACCATTACATGATTCCCACGTCCAAGCAGCCGTTATTTGTCTGAAAGAGCTCGGATTACAACTCAGAGTCCGAAGTGGAGGCCATGACTACGAAGGAGTCTCCTACGCATCTCTAAACCAGAGTCGTTTCGCCGTGATAGATCTTGTCAATCTTCGACGTATCAACGTTGACATCCAAGATAACTCTGCTTGGGTTCAGGCCGGCGCCACGAATGGAGAACTTTACTACAGAATCTCTCAGAAAGGCAAAGTACATGCTTTCCCAGCTGGAATTTGCACGAGCGTAGGGATTGGTGGCCACATCACAGGAGGAGGTTATGGTTCTCTGCTAAGAAAATATGGCCTCGCCGCTGATAACGTCGTGGATGCTCTAATCGTCGATGTTAACGGAAGAATTCTTAATAGAACAGCCATGGGAGAAGACTTGTTTTGGGCCATAAGAGGTGGCGGCGGAGGAAGCTTTGGAGTCATTCTTTGGTGGAAGGTTAAACTTGTACCGGTTCCGGCCACCGTGACAGTGTTTAAAGTGACCAAGAATTTGAAGCAGGGCGCCACGAAGATCATCTATAAGTGGCAACAAATCGTTGATAAGCTTCCTGAAGATCTCATGCTTAAAGTTACCATGGTAGTGGTCAACGGTACTATAGAAACTTATTACGAAGCTCTTTTTCTCGGAAACACTGATGGACTCCTTCGAATCATGAAAACGAGGTTCCCTGAGTTAGGTGTGACCCAAAAAGATTGTATCGAAATGAGTTGGGTTGAGTCTGCGGGTTTCCTCGAAGGAAGACCAATTGGAACACCGGTTGAGTACCTTCTTCAATCGAAATCTATATACAGGACCTTTTTCAAGGCCAAGTCAGACTACATAAAAGTTCCCATACCAGAAGTGGCTCTCGAGGGGTTGTGGGAAAGGATGTTGAAAAAAGACATTACACCAACGATAATTTGGACTCCTTATGGTGGAAAGATGAGCATGATTCCAGAATCTGATACCCCTTTCCCTCATAGGAAAGGAGTCATTTATATGAGTCAGTACTTCAGTTTCTGGTTAGCTGGGGAGCAACATCCAGAGAGGCACCTTAATTGGATTAAGGAGTTGTATGAGTACATAACTCCTTATGTTTCCATGTCTCCACGAGAAGCCTATGTGAACTATAGAGATCTTGATATTGGGAGGAACGAGATTGGCAGAACTACAAGCTTCGAGCAAGCGAGTGTTTGGGGTAAGAAGTATTTCAAGGATAACTTCAACAGATTGGTAACTGTGAAAAGTAAAGTTGATCCGGGTAACTTCTTTAGGCATGAACAGAGTATTCCACCTATTAAAagatatacataa